A window from Streptomyces subrutilus encodes these proteins:
- the fxsA gene encoding FxsA family membrane protein: MTTGVPTSTAPRRRSPARTFLPLAVAAWLVLEIWLLGLVAGAAGGLAVAALIAGGMVLGAVVIKRAGRRAFKNLTDTFQQAQQGARPAPQQPGQGNGLTMLAGLFLMMPGLISDAAGLVLLLPPVRAWIGRRAAASLERKMAAASAGTFGDAFQQARIHRPDGKVVQGEVVREDRPQPGPDTAYRPPLAP, from the coding sequence ATGACGACCGGCGTTCCCACTTCGACGGCCCCCCGGCGGCGCTCGCCCGCCCGTACCTTCCTCCCGCTGGCGGTCGCCGCCTGGCTGGTCCTGGAGATCTGGCTGCTCGGCCTGGTCGCGGGCGCGGCCGGCGGCCTGGCCGTCGCCGCGCTGATCGCGGGCGGGATGGTCCTGGGCGCGGTGGTCATCAAGCGCGCCGGACGGCGGGCCTTCAAGAACCTCACGGACACCTTCCAGCAGGCGCAGCAGGGCGCCCGTCCCGCACCGCAGCAGCCCGGGCAGGGCAACGGCCTCACCATGCTGGCCGGCCTGTTCCTGATGATGCCGGGCCTGATCTCCGACGCGGCGGGCCTGGTCCTGCTGCTGCCGCCGGTACGGGCGTGGATCGGCCGGCGCGCGGCCGCCTCGCTGGAGCGCAAGATGGCCGCCGCGTCCGCCGGCACCTTCGGCGACGCCTTCCAGCAGGCCCGCATCCACCGCCCCGACGGCAAGGTCGTCCAGGGCGAGGTCGTGCGCGAGGACCGGCCGCAGCCGGGCCCGGACACCGCCTACCGCCCGCCGCTGGCCCCGTAG
- a CDS encoding RNA polymerase-binding protein RbpA — protein sequence MSERALRGTRLVVTSYETDRGIDLAPRQAVEYACQNGHRFEMPFSVEAEIPPEWECKACGAMALLVDGDGPEEKKGKPARTHWDMLMERRTREELEEVLAERLAVLRSGAMNIAVHPRDSRKSA from the coding sequence ATGAGTGAGCGAGCTCTCCGCGGTACGCGCCTCGTGGTTACCAGCTACGAGACGGACCGCGGCATCGATCTGGCCCCGCGCCAGGCGGTGGAGTACGCATGCCAGAACGGACATCGGTTTGAGATGCCGTTCTCGGTTGAGGCAGAAATTCCGCCGGAGTGGGAGTGCAAGGCGTGCGGCGCCATGGCACTCCTGGTGGACGGGGACGGGCCCGAAGAGAAGAAGGGCAAGCCTGCGCGAACGCACTGGGACATGCTCATGGAGCGACGCACCCGCGAGGAGTTGGAGGAAGTGCTGGCCGAAAGGCTGGCGGTCCTCCGTTCCGGCGCCATGAACATTGCCGTGCATCCGCGGGACAGCCGCAAGTCCGCCTGA
- a CDS encoding MFS transporter has product MTAQTTDETEPGAEDGAAATAAARRREQHGWYFYDFACSVYSTSVLTVFLGPYLTSVAKAAADAQGYVHPLGVPVRAGSFFAYAVSASVIAAVLIMPLVGAVADRSGRKKPLLAAAAYTGAAATAGMFFLDGDRYLLGGLLLIVANAALAVSMVLYNAFLPQIAAPDERDTVSSRGWAFGYTSGAFVLVLNLVLYQGHASFGLSEGEAVRICLASAGVWWGAFALIPLRRLRDRTVVREAGVGPAVSGWRQLVATLKDMRRYPLTLSFLLAYLIYNDGVQTVISQASVYGSEELELEQSTLIVAVLLVQVLAVAGALGMGRLARAYGAKRTILGSLAAWAVTLGAGYFLPARTPVWFFALAAMIGLVLGGSQALSRSLFSHLVPAGKEAEYFSAYEMSDRGLSWVGPLVFGLTYQVTGSYRDAIISLVVFFALGFVLLARVPVRRAVEAAGNPVPERI; this is encoded by the coding sequence ATGACCGCGCAGACGACGGACGAAACGGAACCGGGTGCGGAGGACGGCGCCGCGGCGACCGCCGCGGCGCGCAGGCGCGAGCAGCACGGCTGGTACTTCTACGACTTCGCCTGCTCGGTCTACTCGACGAGCGTGCTGACGGTGTTCCTCGGGCCGTACCTGACCTCGGTGGCCAAGGCCGCGGCCGACGCCCAGGGGTACGTGCACCCGCTGGGCGTCCCGGTCCGGGCCGGGTCCTTCTTCGCGTACGCGGTGTCGGCCTCGGTGATCGCGGCCGTCCTGATCATGCCGCTGGTGGGTGCGGTCGCGGACCGCAGCGGACGCAAGAAGCCGCTGCTGGCGGCGGCCGCGTACACGGGCGCGGCGGCGACGGCCGGGATGTTCTTCCTCGACGGCGACCGCTACCTGCTGGGCGGGCTGCTGCTGATCGTCGCGAACGCCGCGCTGGCGGTCTCGATGGTGCTGTACAACGCCTTCCTCCCGCAGATCGCGGCGCCCGACGAGCGGGACACGGTCTCCTCGCGCGGCTGGGCCTTCGGCTACACCTCGGGCGCGTTCGTCCTGGTACTGAACCTCGTCCTCTACCAGGGCCACGCCTCCTTCGGCCTCTCCGAGGGCGAGGCGGTCCGGATCTGCCTGGCCTCGGCGGGCGTGTGGTGGGGAGCGTTCGCGCTGATCCCGCTGCGCCGGCTGCGGGACCGCACGGTGGTGCGGGAGGCGGGGGTGGGGCCGGCGGTCAGCGGCTGGAGGCAGCTCGTCGCCACCCTGAAGGACATGCGGCGCTATCCGCTGACGCTGTCGTTCCTGCTCGCGTACCTGATCTACAACGACGGGGTGCAGACGGTCATCTCCCAGGCCTCGGTCTACGGGTCGGAGGAACTGGAGCTGGAGCAGTCCACGCTGATCGTGGCGGTGCTGCTGGTGCAGGTGCTGGCGGTGGCGGGAGCGCTGGGAATGGGCCGGCTGGCCCGCGCGTACGGCGCCAAGCGGACGATCCTGGGCTCGCTGGCCGCCTGGGCGGTGACGCTGGGGGCCGGATACTTCCTGCCGGCCCGCACCCCGGTGTGGTTCTTCGCGCTCGCCGCGATGATCGGACTGGTGCTGGGCGGCAGCCAGGCGCTGTCGCGCTCGCTGTTCTCGCACCTGGTGCCGGCGGGGAAGGAGGCCGAGTACTTCTCCGCGTACGAGATGAGCGACCGCGGCCTGAGCTGGGTGGGGCCGCTGGTCTTCGGGCTGACGTACCAGGTCACGGGCAGCTACCGGGACGCGATCATCTCGTTGGTGGTCTTCTTCGCACTGGGTTTCGTGCTCCTCGCGCGAGTGCCGGTGCGGCGCGCGGTGGAGGCGGCAGGCAATCCTGTACCCGAACGCATCTGA
- a CDS encoding glycerophosphodiester phosphodiesterase: protein MTHGRLRHPYLDHPAPIPFAHRGGAADGLENTAAAFRRAADAGYRYFETDVHATADGKLVAFHDSTLDRVTDGTGRIAELPWKRVREARVAGTEPLPLFEELLEQFPDARWNVDVKAESALHPLVDLIARTGVWDRVCVGSFSEGRVARAAKIAGPRLATSYGVRGVLGLRLRSYSVPAALRVGAVAAQVPETQAGIRVVDRRFVRTAHARGLQVHVWTVNEPERMEALLDLGVDGIMTDRIDILRTVLDRRGAWA, encoded by the coding sequence GTGACGCACGGACGCCTTCGCCACCCGTATCTGGACCACCCCGCCCCGATCCCCTTCGCGCACCGCGGCGGGGCCGCGGACGGGCTGGAGAACACCGCGGCCGCCTTCCGCCGGGCCGCCGACGCGGGCTACCGGTACTTCGAGACCGACGTGCACGCCACGGCCGACGGGAAGCTCGTCGCGTTCCACGACTCCACGCTGGACCGGGTGACCGACGGCACGGGCCGGATCGCGGAGCTGCCGTGGAAGCGCGTGCGCGAGGCCAGGGTGGCGGGCACCGAGCCGCTCCCGCTCTTCGAGGAACTGCTGGAGCAGTTCCCCGACGCCCGCTGGAACGTCGATGTCAAAGCGGAGTCGGCGCTGCACCCGCTGGTCGACCTGATCGCCCGGACGGGCGTCTGGGACCGGGTGTGCGTGGGCTCCTTCTCCGAGGGCCGGGTGGCCCGGGCCGCGAAGATCGCCGGGCCCCGGCTGGCCACCTCCTACGGCGTCCGCGGGGTCCTCGGCCTGCGCCTGCGCTCGTACTCCGTCCCGGCGGCGCTGCGCGTGGGGGCGGTGGCGGCGCAGGTCCCGGAGACCCAGGCCGGCATCCGGGTGGTCGACCGGCGCTTCGTGCGCACCGCGCACGCGCGGGGCCTCCAGGTGCACGTGTGGACCGTGAACGAACCGGAACGCATGGAGGCGCTGCTCGACCTGGGGGTCGATGGCATCATGACCGACCGGATCGACATCTTGCGCACGGTGCTGGACCGGCGCGGGGCCTGGGCCTGA